A genomic segment from Bombus affinis isolate iyBomAffi1 chromosome 13, iyBomAffi1.2, whole genome shotgun sequence encodes:
- the LOC126923023 gene encoding polyamine-transporting ATPase 13A3-like, with amino-acid sequence MTTSNGIKDDQTSRVQWQKIHTGQDEDMRVYGFEKSRSKSILTYISYVLTIGWIRLLFHWYPQLHLYATHNKCSLSCATKLLITDNYQGKYKSYFVKNVKTISAKNISTQDLFRDLGSNDKEFVEKIRCKKLKINLENGTQCEMYEVKAFWCKKQCYIWDVTQNTFSRLVGLDKYTLCSDLNLNNNHGLSKEEQCLRRIVYGSNEIGVPVQNIGVLLLLEVLNPFYIFQVFTLCVWFAEGYLYYTAAIICMSLFGIISSIIQTRKNQINLHGTVTSTETVRVYRNSKVTENIPSSDLVPGDIIELPKHQATVVCDAVLLTGQCILNESMLTGESVPVTKTPLPSRHVLYDSKECSHHTMYSGTTIIQTRSYNDRPVLARVIRTGFHTNKGSLVAAILYPPPADFKFDQDSYKFIGILALIATCGFIYTIVTKVSRGITAGDIVIKALDIITIVIPPALPAAMTVGKLYAQVRLKRAQIYCISNRVINVSGSINCICFDKTGTLTEDGLDMWGIVPCTNGVLGEAERSIPKLNNHLLFEGMLTCHSLTLINGTLCGDPLDVKMFESTGWILEEFNNEHSNKYDLVAPTIVKPPKNNSFTQNMNEISEIGIVQQYQFSSSLQRMSVIVRVLGSDTYKVYTKGSPEMILSLSKPETIPKDIMICLKRYTEQGYRVIAMGQTKLLENSNKIMKLPRDAVEQNLEFLGLVIMENRLKAPTIPVIKELRTANIHVLMITGDNIQTAVSVAKECGILSPQESVIDVTVVMEENKSQPEIYFNAQEMSSKLNLHNKNLNILELKDIERNIGNTNYRFALTGQSWQLLREHYPDIIAKICVRGAIFARMTSDQKQQLVLELMQLGYYVAMCGDGANDCGALRAAHAGISLSEAESSVASPFTSKVPDITCVPKVIKEGRAALVTSFGIFKFMVTYSLTEFLSVIILYSIDSDLTDLEFLFIDICLIVNFASFFGKTRAYEKQLVKKPPMTSLLSFTSIFSLSVHMLIMTIFQAIAYHAVRTFPWFTPFTYNNDTGYMCYENYSVYCVSMFQYITMAIIFSRGKPYRKAIYTNIAFISSIILLTIVCAYITVYPANWIVNMLQLLLPPVYDWRIIILALAFANFVVCFFVETFVIEYLIEKKSKSKFYKPEKSKKQYLRVEHELKNNLSWPTLSKELPTLPLTPSVENIVNVTYPEEKSYNNETKTNLQNNRTIESKNNDGLHAFDNYSFVDDESPQNTNMVTRV; translated from the exons ATGACAACATCCAATG GGATAAAGGATGACCAAACATCGAGAGTGCAGTGGCAGAAGATTCATACTGGTCAGGATGAAGACATG CGTGTTTATGGATTCGAAAAGAGCAGATCAAAAAGTATCCTGACTTATATTTCTTACGTATTAACCATCGGGTGGATCAGACTCTTGTTCCACTGGTATCCCCAATTACATCTCTATGCTACTCACAACAAGTGTTCTTTGAGTTGTGCCACGAAATTGCTTATAACT GATAACTATCAAGGAAAATATAAATCATATTTCGTGAAGAATGTGAAGACTATCTCGGCGAAGAATATCAG taCCCAAGATTTATTCAGAGATTTGGGTAGTAATGACAAGGAGTTCGTCGAGAAAATCAGGTGTAAAAAGTTGAAGATTAATTTAGAGAATGGCACACAGTGTGAAATGTACGAGGTCAAAGCTTTCTGGTGCAAAAAACAATGTTACATCTGGGACGTTACACAAAATACATTTTCTAGATTGGTAGGCCTAGACAAGTACACGCTGTGTTCGGATCTTAATCTTAATAATAATCATGGACTCTCTAAGGAAGAACAATGCCTTAG ACGGATCGTATACGGAAGCAATGAAATCGGCGTTCCTGTGCAAAATATAGGCGTATTACTATTGTTAGAAGTCTTGAATCCATTTTACATTTTTCAAGTATTTACTCTGTGTGTGTggtttgcagaaggctatttaTACTATACCGCAGCAATCATATGTATGTCATTGTTTGGAATTATCAGCTCTATAATACAAACTCGTAAG AATCAAATCAATCTTCACGGTACAGTCACATCCACGGAAACAGTTCGCGTGTACAGGAACTCTAAAGTGACAGAAAATATACCAAGCAGTGATTTAGTACCAGGTGATATCATAGAATTACCCAAGCATCAGGCCACTGTCGTTTGCGATGCGGTACTTTTAACAGGACAATGCATTTTAAACGAATCGATGCTGACTG GAGAATCTGTACCCGTAACGAAAACCCCACTACCATCGCGTCACGTTTTGTACGATTCTAAAGAATGCTCTCATCATACGATGTATAGCGGCACCACTATTATCCAAACAAG AAGTTACAACGACCGACCAGTTCTAGCTCGAGTTATTCGAACAGGATTCCATACGAATAAAGGTTCTTTGGTCGCTGCTATCTTGTACCCACCCCCTGCAGATTTTAAGTTCGATCAAGATTCTTACAAGTTTATTGGCATACTAGCACTCATCGCAACATGCGGTTTCATTTACACTATTGTAACCAag GTTTCCAGAGGAATCACAGCGGGAGATATAGTGATAAAAGCTTTAGATATAATAACAATAGTAATTCCACCAGCATTACCTGCAGCAATGACCGTAGGAAAGCTATACGCTCAAGTACGATTGAAACGAGCACAAATATACTGTATTAGTAATAGAGTTATTAACGTATCTGGCAGTATAAATTGCATCTGTTTCGATAAG ACTGGTACTTTAACAGAAGATGGTTTAGATATGTGGGGTATTGTGCCTTGCACGAATGGTGTTCTCGGTGAAGCAGAAAGATCTATTCCCAAATTAAACAATCATCTTCTTTTTGAGGGAATGTTAACTTGTCATAGCTTAACATTAATAAATGGCACACTCTGCGGGGATCCTTTAGACGTTAAG ATGTTCGAAAGTACCGGATGGATATTAGAAGAGTTCAATAACGAACATTCAAATAAATATGATCTCGTAGCACCAACAATTGTGAAACCGCCAAAAAACAATAGTTTCACGCAAAATATGAATGAAATATCGGAAATTGGAATAGTGCAACAATATCAATTCTCGAGCTCTCTTCAACGAATGTCTGTGATAGTACGCGTACTGGGTTCCGATACGTACAAAGTTTACACAAAAGGATCACCCGAAATGATACTTAGTTTAAGCAAACCCGAAACCATACCGAAAGATATAATGATCtgtttaaaacgttatacagaacAGGGTTATCGAGTGATAGCTATGGGGCAAACGAAATTACTCGAAAATAGTAATAAG ATAATGAAATTACCTCGAGATGCGGTCGAACAGAACCTTGAATTCCTAGGTTTAGTTATTATGGAAAACAGGTTGAAGGCACCAACTATACCAGTGATCAAAGAGCTAAGAACAGCTAACATACATGTTTTAATGATTACGG GGGATAACATTCAGACTGCAGTGAGCGTTGCAAAAGAATGCGGCATTTTGTCGCCGCAAGAATCTGTGATAGATGTGACGGTAGTTATGGAAGAAAATAAATCACAGCCTGAGATTTATTTCAATGCTCAAGAAATGTCTTCAAAATTG AAtcttcataataaaaaccttAACATACTGGAATTGAAAGATATAGAACGAAATATAGGCAACACTAATTATCGATTCGCATTAACAGGCCAATCATGGCAATTATTGCGTGAGCATTATCCAGATATCATAGCAAAAATTTGCGTCCGTGGTGCAATATTTGCCCGGATGACCAGCGATCAGAAGCAACAATTAGTGTTGGAATTAATGCAACTTGGTTATTATGTGG CTATGTGTGGAGATGGTGCTAATGATTGCGGTGCTCTGAGAGCTGCACACGCAGGCATATCCTTATCCGAAGCAGAATCTAG CGTTGCGAGCCCCTTCACATCCAAAGTACCGGATATAACCTGCGTACCAAAGGTGATAAAGGAAGGTCGTGCTGCACTAGTTACGTCATttggaattttcaaatttatggtCACCTATTCATTGACAGAATTTTTATCTGTTATTATTCTCTACTCGATCGACTCGGATCTGACAGATTTGGAATTTCTGTTCATCGATATCTGTCTTATCGTTAACTTTGCTTCATTTTTCGGAAAAACTCGAGCGTACGAAAAGCAGTTAGTAAAAAAACCTCCTATGACTAGTTTGCTAAGTTTCACGTCGATCTTCTCTTTGTCTGTACATATGTTAATAATGACAATTTTTCAAGCTATCGCTTATCATGCGGTTCGCACTTTTCCATGGTTTACACCATTCACTTACAACAATGACACTGGATATATGTGTTATGAGAATTATTCCGTTTATTGCGTTTCTATGTTCCAGTATATAACAATGGCTATAATATTTTCACGTGGGAAGCCATATCGAAAAGCCATTTACACGAATATTGCATTTATATCTTCCATAATATTATTGACCATCGTTTGCGCTTATATCACGGTTTATCCAGCAAATTGGATAGTAAATATGCTTCAACTACTCTTGCCTCCAGTGTACGACTGGAGGATTATTATTTTAGCACTCGCTTTTGCGAACTTTGTAGtttgtttcttcgttgaaacgttTGTTATAGAGTATTTAATTGAGAAAAAATCCAAATCGAAATTTTACAAACCTGAGAAATCTAAGAAGCAATATTTGAGAGTAGAACACGAGCTAAAGAACAACTTAAGTTGGCCAACGCTCAGTAAAGAATTACCAACGTTACCATTAACTCCGAGCGTAGAAAATATCGTTAACGTAACGTATCCAGAGGAGAAATCTTATAATAATGAGACTAAAACGAATTTACAAAACAATAGGACAATAGAGTCTAAAAACAATGATGGATTACACGCATTTGATAACTACTCATTCGTTGATGATGAATCACCACAAAATACAAATATGGTAACTAGAGTTTAA
- the LOC126923027 gene encoding ATP-binding cassette sub-family B member 6, whose product MNTTMTYCPPNITFSDIWVDHGMSKCFMDTISIAIISSYLLIFGTIQLWMYQKYGTETAATLLPRNKLYNIQKFFLYFVPILSVVRIILQGTVLNDNKIYGYMILTTVLTIIVYPYSIYILKVERHKLLPSVPPQGHGLVLLGFWTLAFVAENVVFVNIGKVEWWFHLNTLTDQIEMALFILRYVSNLIIFALGLKAPGITGNTDSEYHTLNNDPAPRSRYYQGRPEDTSSTWKNAWYKIKILAPFLWPKSFMLQLRVTFCFGLLILGRLINLYVPIYNKKIVDSVTDIPVLFRWDLILIYVAFKFLQGGGTGGMGLLNNLRSFLWIRIQQYTTREIEVELFRHLHSLSLRWHLGRKTGEVLRVMDRGTDSVNNLLNYILFSIVPTIVDIIVAIAFFVVAYNKWFGLIVFLTMSLYIVATILVTEWRTKFQRRMNLADNAQKARSVDSLLNFETVKYYGAESYEVDSYRKAILEFQAAEWKSMITLNILNTLQNIIVCSGLLAGSLLCLHMVITKQGLTIGDYVLFASYITQLYVPLNWFGTYYRAIQKNFVDMENMFDLLREDQEIIDAPGAGPLIVKRGLLEFLNVTFSYTPEKVILKNVSFVVPAGKTVALVGPSGAGKSTIIRLLFRFYDVEQGAILIDGQNIKTVTQDSVRRAIGVVPQDTVLFNNTIKYNIQYGHIEAIDADIISAARNADIHERILSFPNGYDTQVGERGLRLSGGEKQRVAIARTILKEPAIVLLDEATSALDTQTERNIQAALNKVCANRTTIIIAHRLSTIIHADQILVLQDGEIVERGKHEELISYNGKYHSMWQAQLQNDQEATKDSNDDAPESKTIKS is encoded by the exons ATGAATACTACGATGACTTACTGTCCTCCAAATATTACCTTTTCCGATATTTGGGTGGACCATGGAATGTCTAAATGCTTCATGGACACTATCAGTATTGCAATTATTTCTtcgtatttattaatttttggtaCAATTCAACTTTGGATGTATCAGAAATATGGGACAGAAACTGCTGCAACTTTATTACCTAgaaataaattgtacaatattcaaaaattcttcctttattttgttCCAATACTTAGTGTAGTAAGAATAATTCTACAAGGAACAGTTTTGAATGACAATAAAATATATGGTTACATG ATTCTCACAACAGTATTAACAATAATTGTGTATCCATATTCAATATACATACTAAAGGTAGAAAGACATAAACTGTTACCAAGTGTGCCACCACAAGGACATGGACTTGTATTATTGGGCTTTTGGACTTTAGCATTTGTTGCAGAAAATGTTGTTTTTGTTAATATTGGTAAAGTTGAATGGTGGTTTCATTTAAACAC ATTAACAGACCAGATTGAGATGGCACTGTTCATTCTACGTTATGTTAGCAACCTTATTATCTTTGCTCTAGGTCTCAAAGCTCCAGGAATAACTGGCAATACAGATTCTGAATATCATACTTTAAATAATGATCCAGCTCCACGGTCAAGATATTATCAAGGT AGACCCGAGGATACCAGTTCTACGTGGAAGAATGCATGGTataagataaaaattttggCACCATTCTTATGGCCAAAATCTTTCATGCTCCAACTCCGTGTTACTTTTTGTTTTGGACTACTTATATTGGGACGTTTAATAAACTTATATGTcccaatttataataaaaaaattgtggATAGTGTCACCGACATTCCTGTATTATTTAG GTGGGatcttatattaatatatgtagCATTCAAATTCTTACAAGGTGGCGGCACAGGTGGTATGGGGTTACTAAATAATCTTAGGTCATTTCTGTGGATTCGTATACAACAGTACACAACTCGAGAAATTGAAGTAGAATTGTTTAG acACTTACACAGCTTAAGTTTACGTTGGCATCTAGGAAGAAAAACTGGAGAGGTCTTAAGAGTTATGGATCGCGGGACAGACTCTGTAAACAATCTTCTCAATTACATCTTGTTTTCAATTGTTCCAACAATTGTTGATATCATTGTAGCTATTGCATTCTTTGTTGTTGCTTACAACAAGTGGTTTGGTTTAATTGTATTTCTGACCATGAGCCTTTATATAG TTGCTACAATTTTGGTTACTGAATGGCGTACTAAGTTCCAGAGACGCATGAACTTAGCAGATAATGCTCAAAAAGCACGAAGTGTAGACAGTTTACTTAATTTTGAAACTGTTAAATATTATGGGGCAGAATCATATGAAGTCGATAGTTATAGAAAAGCAATATTGGAATTCCAAGCTGCAGAATGGAAATCAATGAtaacattaaatattttaaatactttacaAAATATAATTGTTTGCAGCGGTTTACTTGCTGGTTCTTTACTTTGCTTACATATG gttataaccaaACAAGGTTTAACCATTGGTGACTATGTTTTATTTGCGAGTTATATCACTCAGCTTTACGTGCCACTAAATTGGTTTGGAACATATTATCG CGCAATACAAAAAAATTTTGTTGACATGGAAAATATGTTTGATCTTCTGAGAGAAGATCAAGAAATTATTGATGCTCCAGGTGCTGGTCCATTAATAGTAAAACGTGGCTTACTAGAATTTTTGAATGTGACATTTAGTTACACACCTGAAAAagttatattaaaaaatgttagCTTCGTCGTCCCAGCAGGAAAGACTGTTGCATTGGTTGGGCCATCTGGAGCAGGAAAATCTACTATTATACGACTATTATTCAGATTTTATGATGTGGAACAGGGTGCAATTTTGATTGATGGTCAAAATATTAAAACCGTCACTCAGGATTCCGTGAGACGAGCTATAGGTGTTGTACCTCAAGATACAGTATTGTTTAATAATACCATAAAGTACAATATTCAGTATGGACATATTGAAGCTATAGATGCGGATATAATATCAGCAGCTCGAAACGCCGACATTCATGAAAGAATTCTTTCATTTCCAAATGGTTACGATACACAG GTTGGTGAAAGAGGTCTCCGTTTAAGTGGCGGAGAAAAACAACGCGTTGCTATCGCACGTACGATACTGAAAGAACCAGCGATCGTACTTTTAGATGAAGCAACAAGTGCACTTGATACGCAAACAGAACGTAACATTCAAGCAGCGTTAAACAAAGTTTGTGCTAATCGAACAACTATCATCATAGCACACAGATTATCTACGATAATACATGCCGACCAAATTCTTGTTTTGCAAGACGGAGAAATCGTAGAGAGAGGCAAACATGAAGAATTGATTTCTTATAATGGAAAGTACCATTCCATGTGGCAAGCACAATTGCAAAATGATCAGGAGGCTACCAAAGATTCAAACGATGACGCTCCAGAAAGCAAAACAATAAAATCATAA
- the LOC126923034 gene encoding testis-expressed protein 10 translates to MAKGHKHLKRLKSEKAKVKLKAKKTKHLPKGLNVTDPSFKVKKIVIREQLKQHDETDILSKRKLNIKELLSRLQHHNSTVRQNAVKELKEILSEHSLKLLSSQFGPLLQGICALSLDKERDIRRNSLKVLSLILGPVSNDQLNPYCDVLISYLRCAMTHIDPHIKEDALLFLDVLVQNCSNILARNSYKVLPNFLDMISRLHTEMKPGRQLVTTLNSKNTNVKWRIKVLERLATMFSSIVTFFKSQQIISSGENAKVITVNKNTRYIPIYTNINSRNCEVDFERIDNEGRNNSNNTLDADELMSYIELLMPLIFDSWIEVCPDEKNIDYSALLISTEALELLKSIVEIIQLIIECIDILYTECDVNMKFWFKSNFQDSYTKNFVSKFPYNKLGATGCFLPSIRNRKRQQDFAIDNSYDICLGYNLAICQIYVWFTSIQSDDKMMSKLMKNYCTSVIKYLNGKLEIWSDINNTVLPQLTKLLRTLFLKASKVWYKNSLDLSETLQSVVNACCNQSKREMQLQLFSVISEIMLDHTLHELHRESAFKEFISTLPNLLLKSKIHENTIQIINKIVLRYRDWIQKELVANYKDIIENAKKIEIIGSEDNKQSRLMICNLFYFLDTQIFY, encoded by the exons ATGGCTAAGGGACATAAACATTTGAAACGCCTAAAGTCTGAAAAAGCGAAGGTAAAACTGAAAGCAAAGAAAACGAAACATTTACCAAAAGGATTAAATGTCACAGATCCTTCATTTAAAGTTAAAAAGATAGTTATACGAGAACAGTTGAAACAGCATGATGAGACGGACATACTTAGCAAGAGGAAGCTTAATATTAAG GAGTTATTGTCACGTTTACAACATCATAATTCAACAGTTCGACAAAATGCTGtaaaagaattaaaagaaattttgtCAGAACATTCTTTGAAATTATTAAGTTCACAATTTGGACCACTTTTGCAAGGTATTTGTGCGTTGTCCCTTGATAAAGAGAGAGATATTAGACGTAACTCTTTGAAAGTTTTGAGTCTAATCCTTGGACCAGTTTCTAATGATCAACTTAATCCATATTGTGATGTATTGATTTCCTATTTGAGATGCGCTATGACACATATTGATCCTCATATCAAAGAAGATGCCTTACTTTTCTTGGATGTACTTGTACAAAACTGTAGCAATATACTAGCAAGAAACAGTTACAAAGTATTGCCAAATTTTTTAGATATGATTTCCAGATTGCATACAGAAATGAAACCTGGAAGACAATTAGTAACAACCTTAAATTCTAAAAATACTAATGTTAAATGGAGGATAAAAGTATTAGAAAGACTTGCTACTATGTTTAGTTCTATTGTTACCTTCTTTAAATCACAACAGATTATCAGTTCAGGTGAAAATGCAAAAGTTATAACTGTGAATAAAAATACTAGATATATTcctatttatacaaatataaattctCGGAATTGTGAAGTTGATTTTGAAAGAATTGACAATGAAGGAAGAAATAACAGTAATAATACTTTAGATGCAGATGAACTTAtgagttatatagaattactcaTGCCACTTATATTTGACAGCTGGATTGAAGTATGTCCAGATGAGAAAAATATTGACTACTCTGCACTTTTGATTTCTACAGAAGCATTGGAATTATTAAAAAGTATTGtagaaataatacaattaataattgaatgtatagatatattatatacagaatgtgatgtaaatatgaaattttgGTTCAAAAGTAATTTCCAGGATTCTTACACAAAGAATTTCGTTTCAAAATTTCCATACAATAAATTAGGTGCTACAGGATGTTTCCTTCCTtcaataagaaatagaaaacgTCAACAAGATTTTGCTATAGATAATTCATATGACATTTGTTTAGGATATAACTTAGCAATTTGTCAAATTTATGTATGGTTTACATCGATACAAAGTGATGATAAAATGATGtctaaattaatgaaaaattattgcacATCTGTAATTAAGTATTTAAATG GGAAACTTGAAATCTGGTCTGACATAAATAATACTGTATTACCACAACTGACTAAGCTTCTGAGAACATTATTTTTAAAAGCAAGTAAAGTTTGGTACAAAAATTCCCTTGATTTAAGTGAAACTTTACAATCAGTTGTAAATGCATGTTGTAATCAGTCAAAAAGGGAGATGCAGTTACAATTATTTTCTGTGATTAGCGAGATAATGTTAGATCATACTTTACATGAATTGCACAG GGAAAGTGCATTTAAAGAATTTATCTCAACTTTGCCAAATCTCTTGTTAAAGTCAAAAATACATGAAAATacaatacaaataataaataaaattgtgcTCCGTTATAGAGATTGGATTCAAAAAGAACTTGTGGCAAATTACAAAGACATTATAG AAAATgctaaaaagattgaaattatcGGATCCGAAGACAACAAACAGTCTCGTCTTATGATATGTAATTTGTTTTACTTCTTAGATACCCAGATTTTCTACTAa
- the LOC126923044 gene encoding serine/threonine-protein kinase 16 isoform X1: protein MNSLGLSLILKMGCICSKETITINSRKYTVREHLGEGGFSTVLLVEDTITHKKYAIKKIICHGLEDQRLAAKEIEYYNLVKHPNIIECIDSTYKGTADPIANATSEVLIVLPYYHRGTLANELERRAKNKDYMSALDILNIFLQICEGVKAFHETTPEPLAHRDLKTANIVLDDGNTPILMDLGSVAPARVKICGSQAAQTLQDLAAERCSMPYKAPELFNVESYCMVDERTDIWSLGCILYALCYFKSPFDAVYERGDSVALAVMSANITFPEDAPYTEQMQNLILSMLKVNPMERPYIYSVIENVQDYISKLENKV, encoded by the exons ATGAATAGCCTTGGTTTAAGCTTGATTTTAAAAATGGGCTGTATATGCTCAAAGGAAACAATAACGATAAATTCAAGAAAATACACGGTTCGTGAACATCTTGGAGAAGG TGGATTTAGCACTGTACTATTGGTAGAAGATACAATAACTCACAAGAAGTATGCCATTAAAAAAATCATTTGTCATGGATTAGAAGATCAGAGATTAGCAGCAAAAGAAATAGAATACTATAATCTTGTAAAACATCCAAATATTATAGAATGTATTGATTCTACTTATAAAGGAACAGCAGATCCTATTGCTAATGCAACTAGTGAAGTACTAATTGTTTTACCATATTATCAT AGAGGTACCCTTGCAAATGAATTGGAAAGACGTGCTAAAAATAAGGATTACATGAGTGCActagatatattaaatatttttttacaaatatgcGAAGGTGTAAAAGCATTTCATGAAACAACTCCAGAACCTCTTGCTCATAGAGATTTAAAGACTGCGAATATTGTTCTTGATGATGGAAATACTCCCATTTTAATGGATCTag GTTCTGTAGCTCCAGCCAGAGTTAAGATATGCGGTTCACAAGCAGCACAAACTTTGCAGGATTTAGCAGCTGAAAGATGTTCAATGCCGTATAAAGCACCAGAATTATTCAATGTTGAAAGTTATTGTATGGTAGATGAACGAACAGATATTTGG TCATTAGGATGCATTCTTTATGCATTGTGTTATTTTAAATCGCCGTTTGACGCGGTATATGAAAGGGGAGATAGTGTTGCTTTAGCTGTAATGAGCGCAAATATTACATTTCCAGAAGATGCTCCATATACGGAG CAAATGCAAAATTTGATTTTATCAATGTTAAAGGTAAATCCTATGGAACGTCCTTATATATACAGTGTTATAGAAAACGTACAAGATTATATCTCAAAGTTAGAAAACAAAGTATAA
- the LOC126923044 gene encoding serine/threonine-protein kinase 16 isoform X2: protein MLALLSGFSTVLLVEDTITHKKYAIKKIICHGLEDQRLAAKEIEYYNLVKHPNIIECIDSTYKGTADPIANATSEVLIVLPYYHRGTLANELERRAKNKDYMSALDILNIFLQICEGVKAFHETTPEPLAHRDLKTANIVLDDGNTPILMDLGSVAPARVKICGSQAAQTLQDLAAERCSMPYKAPELFNVESYCMVDERTDIWSLGCILYALCYFKSPFDAVYERGDSVALAVMSANITFPEDAPYTEQMQNLILSMLKVNPMERPYIYSVIENVQDYISKLENKV, encoded by the exons atgCTTGCATTGTTAAG TGGATTTAGCACTGTACTATTGGTAGAAGATACAATAACTCACAAGAAGTATGCCATTAAAAAAATCATTTGTCATGGATTAGAAGATCAGAGATTAGCAGCAAAAGAAATAGAATACTATAATCTTGTAAAACATCCAAATATTATAGAATGTATTGATTCTACTTATAAAGGAACAGCAGATCCTATTGCTAATGCAACTAGTGAAGTACTAATTGTTTTACCATATTATCAT AGAGGTACCCTTGCAAATGAATTGGAAAGACGTGCTAAAAATAAGGATTACATGAGTGCActagatatattaaatatttttttacaaatatgcGAAGGTGTAAAAGCATTTCATGAAACAACTCCAGAACCTCTTGCTCATAGAGATTTAAAGACTGCGAATATTGTTCTTGATGATGGAAATACTCCCATTTTAATGGATCTag GTTCTGTAGCTCCAGCCAGAGTTAAGATATGCGGTTCACAAGCAGCACAAACTTTGCAGGATTTAGCAGCTGAAAGATGTTCAATGCCGTATAAAGCACCAGAATTATTCAATGTTGAAAGTTATTGTATGGTAGATGAACGAACAGATATTTGG TCATTAGGATGCATTCTTTATGCATTGTGTTATTTTAAATCGCCGTTTGACGCGGTATATGAAAGGGGAGATAGTGTTGCTTTAGCTGTAATGAGCGCAAATATTACATTTCCAGAAGATGCTCCATATACGGAG CAAATGCAAAATTTGATTTTATCAATGTTAAAGGTAAATCCTATGGAACGTCCTTATATATACAGTGTTATAGAAAACGTACAAGATTATATCTCAAAGTTAGAAAACAAAGTATAA